A window of Myxococcales bacterium contains these coding sequences:
- a CDS encoding glycerol-3-phosphate dehydrogenase, which yields MTARNVCVVGGGPWGLALAASIGRAGGTALVVTRREGLLPEGARRVTMREGCEAARLVIFAVPTGVAREVARELGDHLGGQHYVVHGVRGLVGDDLETVSDVLRDETPARRVGALGGPALEADLHAGRPSVIVTGSRFPEVNEVLTEAFASPSLRVYATHDLRGLEWGSALVGCIAIAGGFARGLGMSAGLVAAFMTRSVNEAARIAVAAGGEDRTLLGLAGYGDLLAAIVQDDRPEIVLGRLLASGKSREQALAEVKLRVEAVELVPRVLAWADKRDLRTPILHAIDQGILGGAPPEQLLHQLMTMPHA from the coding sequence ATGACGGCGAGGAACGTGTGCGTGGTGGGCGGTGGACCTTGGGGGCTCGCGCTCGCGGCTTCGATCGGGCGAGCGGGAGGGACGGCGCTCGTCGTCACGCGGCGGGAGGGTCTCCTCCCCGAGGGCGCGCGCCGCGTGACGATGCGGGAGGGCTGCGAGGCCGCCAGGCTCGTCATCTTCGCCGTGCCCACGGGGGTCGCACGCGAGGTCGCGCGCGAGCTCGGAGACCACCTCGGTGGCCAACACTACGTCGTACACGGGGTCCGCGGGCTCGTCGGCGACGACCTCGAGACCGTGAGCGACGTGCTCCGCGACGAGACCCCGGCGCGGCGCGTGGGGGCCCTCGGTGGCCCGGCCCTCGAGGCCGATCTCCACGCCGGGAGGCCGAGCGTGATCGTGACGGGCTCTCGTTTCCCCGAGGTGAACGAGGTGCTCACGGAGGCCTTCGCTTCGCCGTCGCTCCGCGTCTACGCGACCCACGACCTCCGCGGCCTCGAGTGGGGCTCGGCCCTCGTCGGGTGCATCGCGATCGCGGGAGGGTTCGCCCGCGGCCTCGGCATGAGCGCGGGGCTCGTGGCAGCCTTCATGACCCGAAGCGTCAACGAGGCGGCACGCATCGCGGTCGCGGCCGGCGGGGAGGACAGGACCTTGCTCGGCCTCGCCGGCTACGGCGACCTCCTCGCCGCCATCGTCCAAGACGATCGGCCCGAGATCGTGCTCGGACGCCTCTTGGCTTCCGGCAAGTCTCGCGAGCAAGCCCTCGCCGAGGTGAAGCTCCGGGTGGAAGCGGTCGAGCTCGTGCCGCGCGTGCTCGCGTGGGCCGACAAACGCGACCTCCGGACCCCGATCCTCCACGCGATCGATCAGGGAATCCTCGGTGGCGCGCCTCCGGAGCAGCTCCTGCATCAGCTCATGACGATGCCGCACGCCTGA
- the hscB gene encoding Fe-S protein assembly co-chaperone HscB, which translates to MNPFSVLGLPDAFDVDEKALEKTHRELSRALHPDRYTNASATERRAALERAVQVNEAFRVVRDPLTRAEALFARLGVATGEDREPKASPALLMDVLEKREALSDAKDAKDLSAVAGLRAEAEREEARAIAALASAFHEPETVAEKLHLLGELRFFRRFLDEVSAVEESFDAS; encoded by the coding sequence GTGAACCCGTTCTCCGTGCTCGGCCTCCCCGACGCCTTCGACGTCGACGAGAAGGCCCTCGAAAAGACCCACCGCGAGCTGTCCCGCGCGCTCCACCCCGACCGCTACACGAACGCGTCCGCGACGGAGCGCCGCGCCGCCCTCGAGCGCGCCGTCCAAGTGAACGAGGCCTTCCGCGTCGTGCGTGATCCGCTCACGCGCGCCGAGGCCCTCTTCGCGCGTCTCGGCGTGGCGACGGGCGAGGATCGAGAGCCCAAGGCGAGCCCCGCGCTGCTCATGGACGTGCTCGAAAAACGAGAGGCCCTCTCCGACGCCAAGGACGCGAAGGACCTCTCCGCCGTCGCGGGGCTCCGCGCCGAGGCCGAACGAGAAGAGGCGCGCGCCATCGCGGCGCTCGCGTCGGCGTTCCACGAGCCCGAGACCGTGGCCGAAAAGCTCCACTTGCTCGGTGAGCTGCGTTTTTTCCGCCGGTTCCTCGACGAGGTTTCCGCCGTAGAGGAGTCTTTCGATGCTTCTTGA
- a CDS encoding TerC/Alx family metal homeostasis membrane protein, producing the protein MGLGQSGQGTLWVIFAVVVSFVVALDLGVLQRNPRDPSAKEALLFTLLWVGLATIFGGIVTAKLGAASGTQFFAAYLLEKVLSVDNLFVLILVFAQFKVPRAAQRKVLAAGVLGAVVLRTAFIVGGVTLVERFHVLTYLMGGFLIFAAAKTAFSSEEEEEEEQKPDGVVVRLARKVLPISDQMEGASFFVRREGKLLVTPLVLALVAVETADIVFAVDSIPAVFGVTKSAFIALTSNIFAILGLRSLYFLLQGALAKLEYLKPGLAAVLAFVGIKMVVSRWVEIPAAASLAVIVGILALATIASLRAAKDKADEPEADAVPEEDD; encoded by the coding sequence ATGGGTCTCGGTCAAAGCGGGCAAGGCACCCTCTGGGTGATCTTTGCCGTGGTGGTTTCGTTCGTGGTGGCGCTCGATCTGGGCGTCCTCCAGCGAAATCCCCGCGATCCGTCGGCGAAAGAGGCCCTCCTCTTCACGCTCCTCTGGGTCGGCCTCGCGACGATCTTCGGCGGGATCGTCACGGCCAAGCTCGGCGCGGCGAGCGGCACGCAGTTCTTCGCGGCCTACCTCCTCGAGAAGGTGCTCTCGGTCGACAACCTCTTCGTCCTCATCCTCGTCTTCGCGCAGTTCAAGGTGCCTCGCGCGGCCCAGCGCAAGGTGCTCGCGGCCGGTGTGCTCGGGGCCGTCGTGCTCCGCACGGCGTTCATCGTCGGCGGCGTGACGCTCGTGGAGCGCTTTCACGTGCTCACCTACCTCATGGGCGGGTTCCTCATCTTCGCAGCGGCGAAGACCGCGTTTTCGTCCGAGGAAGAAGAGGAAGAGGAGCAGAAGCCCGACGGGGTGGTCGTCCGCCTCGCTCGGAAGGTGCTTCCCATCTCCGACCAGATGGAGGGCGCGTCCTTCTTCGTCCGCCGCGAGGGCAAGCTCCTCGTGACGCCCCTCGTGCTGGCGCTCGTCGCGGTCGAGACGGCCGACATCGTCTTCGCGGTCGACTCGATCCCGGCCGTGTTCGGCGTCACCAAGAGCGCGTTCATCGCCCTCACCTCGAACATCTTCGCGATCTTGGGCCTAAGGTCGCTCTACTTCCTCTTGCAGGGCGCGCTCGCGAAGCTCGAGTACTTGAAGCCCGGCCTCGCGGCGGTGCTCGCGTTCGTGGGAATCAAGATGGTCGTGTCACGGTGGGTGGAGATCCCCGCTGCCGCGAGCCTCGCCGTGATCGTCGGGATCCTCGCGCTCGCCACGATCGCCTCGCTCCGCGCCGCGAAAGACAAGGCCGACGAGCCCGAGGCCGACGCCGTGCCCGAAGAGGACGACTGA
- the iscU gene encoding Fe-S cluster assembly scaffold IscU, with translation MAYSDKVIDHTENPRNAGTLDKNDPNVGTGLVGAPACGDVMRLQIKVGEGGVIEDAKFKTFGCGSAIASSSLATEWLRGKTLDQAESIKNSDIVEELDLPPVKIHCSVLAEDAIKSAIADYRKKQAEKKA, from the coding sequence ATGGCCTACAGCGACAAAGTCATCGACCACACCGAGAACCCGCGAAACGCCGGCACGCTCGACAAGAACGACCCGAACGTGGGAACGGGCCTCGTGGGCGCTCCCGCCTGCGGCGACGTGATGCGCCTCCAGATCAAGGTCGGCGAGGGCGGCGTCATCGAAGACGCCAAATTCAAGACGTTCGGCTGCGGCTCCGCGATCGCGTCGTCGTCCCTCGCGACCGAGTGGCTGCGCGGAAAGACGCTCGACCAAGCCGAGTCGATCAAGAACTCCGACATCGTCGAAGAGCTCGATCTCCCGCCGGTCAAGATCCACTGCTCGGTGCTCGCGGAGGACGCCATCAAGAGCGCGATTGCCGACTACCGAAAGAAGCAGGCCGAGAAGAAGGCCTGA
- the hscA gene encoding Fe-S protein assembly chaperone HscA: MLLEIFDPKAPPRAVGIDLGTTNSLVAYVRDGVPTPIADCHSETLVPSVVHYDPRGHVIVGKAAQSLAYEHPRETIVSVKRFMGRGGDDPETRKLGPYEFLPPAPSGPNTVRFGVHGRAVTPVEVSAEILKSLRELAEDELRTVGGCVITVPAYFDDAQRQATKDAAKLAGLEVLRLLNEPTAAALAYGLDAKRNGTFAVYDLGGGTFDVTILLLEDGVFQVKSTGGDSALGGDDMDHAIAHAIYEKLGEAEATRSPEDVRAVLDLARAMKHTLTDSTTATAEVPGRDGKTVTLTRDELDTLVAPLLERTGVACRRALRDAGIKAEELDGVLLVGGSTRVPAVRRYVSNLFKKEPLSGIDPDNVVALGAAIQADILTNASRDGEVLLLDVLPLSLGIEVGGGVVDKILGRNTTIPTGARGTYTTQEDNQTGFVLHVVQGERELAADCRSLARFTLKGIPPMPAGIPRLEVTFKVDADGLLSVHARETLTGIEQRVEVVPSYGLDDETVERMLLDALDHGEDDLEKRRLLEARVESERVAHATEKAITRDAHLLVPGEREAITAALAALRAAQTGSDAHAIRARLDDLDRATRDLAGRRMNEAIAKAIGGKDLGSLERDVAHAKGIENAHTARPVD, translated from the coding sequence ATGCTTCTTGAGATCTTCGACCCCAAGGCCCCGCCGAGGGCCGTCGGCATCGACCTCGGCACCACGAACTCGCTCGTCGCCTACGTGCGGGACGGCGTGCCGACCCCCATCGCCGATTGCCACTCCGAGACGCTCGTGCCGAGCGTCGTCCACTACGATCCCCGTGGCCACGTCATCGTGGGCAAAGCGGCGCAGAGCCTCGCCTACGAGCACCCGCGCGAGACCATCGTGAGCGTGAAGCGCTTCATGGGCCGCGGCGGCGACGACCCCGAGACGAGGAAGCTCGGGCCGTACGAGTTCTTGCCGCCCGCGCCTTCGGGGCCGAACACCGTGCGCTTCGGCGTGCACGGGAGGGCGGTCACGCCCGTCGAGGTGTCGGCCGAGATCTTGAAGTCGCTCCGCGAGCTCGCCGAGGACGAGCTCCGCACGGTGGGCGGGTGCGTGATCACCGTGCCGGCCTACTTCGACGACGCCCAGCGCCAGGCCACCAAGGACGCCGCGAAGCTCGCCGGGCTCGAGGTGCTGCGCCTCTTGAACGAGCCCACGGCCGCGGCCCTCGCGTACGGGCTCGACGCCAAACGGAACGGCACGTTCGCGGTGTACGACCTCGGAGGTGGCACGTTCGACGTCACGATCCTCCTCCTCGAGGACGGCGTCTTCCAGGTGAAATCCACGGGCGGCGACAGCGCGCTCGGCGGCGACGACATGGACCACGCCATCGCGCACGCCATCTACGAGAAGCTCGGAGAGGCCGAGGCCACGCGTTCCCCCGAGGACGTGCGCGCGGTGCTCGACCTCGCCCGCGCGATGAAGCACACGCTGACCGACAGCACGACGGCGACCGCCGAGGTGCCGGGGCGAGACGGAAAGACGGTCACCCTCACCCGAGACGAGCTCGACACGCTGGTCGCGCCGCTGCTCGAGCGCACCGGCGTAGCCTGCCGCAGGGCCCTCCGCGACGCGGGCATCAAGGCCGAGGAGCTCGACGGCGTGCTGCTCGTCGGGGGCTCCACACGGGTGCCGGCCGTGAGGCGTTACGTCTCGAATTTGTTCAAGAAAGAGCCGCTCTCCGGCATCGATCCCGACAACGTGGTCGCCCTCGGTGCGGCCATCCAGGCCGACATTCTGACGAACGCCTCGCGGGACGGCGAGGTGCTCTTGCTCGACGTGCTCCCGCTCTCGCTGGGCATCGAGGTCGGCGGCGGCGTGGTCGACAAGATCCTCGGCCGCAACACCACGATCCCGACGGGAGCGCGCGGGACCTACACGACCCAAGAGGACAACCAGACGGGCTTCGTGCTGCACGTCGTGCAGGGCGAGCGGGAGCTCGCGGCGGACTGCCGGAGCCTCGCGCGTTTCACGCTGAAGGGGATCCCTCCCATGCCGGCGGGCATCCCGCGGCTCGAGGTCACCTTCAAGGTCGACGCCGACGGACTCTTGTCGGTGCACGCGCGCGAGACGCTGACCGGGATCGAGCAGCGGGTGGAGGTCGTGCCTTCGTACGGCCTCGACGACGAGACCGTGGAGCGCATGCTGCTGGACGCGCTCGATCACGGAGAGGACGACCTCGAGAAGCGGCGCCTCCTCGAGGCCCGCGTCGAGTCCGAGCGCGTCGCGCACGCGACCGAAAAAGCCATCACCCGTGACGCGCACCTGCTCGTCCCGGGGGAGCGCGAGGCCATCACGGCGGCGCTCGCGGCCTTGCGCGCGGCACAGACGGGCTCGGACGCTCACGCGATCCGCGCTCGGCTCGACGACCTCGACAGGGCCACCCGTGACCTCGCCGGTCGCCGCATGAACGAGGCCATCGCGAAGGCCATCGGCGGCAAAGATCTCGGGAGCCTCGAGCGCGACGTGGCCCACGCGAAGGGCATCGAGAACGCCCACACCGCGCGCCCCGTCGACTGA
- a CDS encoding 2Fe-2S iron-sulfur cluster binding domain-containing protein gives MPTVVFKGYAEVEVPVGTSILKAAQSVEAPEGYACGGVCACSTCHVYVLSGASLLSPAEDEEEDILDKAFDVRATSRLGCQATLRGEGRVEVEITRESLQAFENEHPEHRGKFTKR, from the coding sequence GTGCCGACCGTCGTTTTCAAAGGCTACGCCGAAGTCGAAGTGCCCGTGGGCACCAGCATCTTGAAGGCCGCGCAGTCCGTCGAGGCCCCCGAGGGGTACGCCTGCGGTGGTGTGTGCGCGTGCTCGACGTGCCACGTGTACGTGCTCTCGGGGGCGAGCCTCTTGTCTCCCGCCGAGGACGAAGAAGAGGACATCCTCGACAAGGCCTTCGACGTTCGCGCGACCTCGCGCCTCGGCTGCCAAGCCACGCTGCGAGGCGAGGGCCGCGTCGAGGTCGAGATCACCCGAGAGAGCCTCCAAGCCTTCGAGAACGAGCACCCCGAGCACCGGGGCAAGTTCACGAAGAGGTAG
- a CDS encoding LysR family transcriptional regulator has translation MDFLNFHHLRYFWAVAREGSVSKAAAKLRVSQPTVSEQIRLLEGALGQKLIEREGRTVRPTEVGKVAFRFAEEIFALGAELSDTVRGRSRGRPSRLTIGIVDAIPKLVAYRVLEPVLGGEEGFRVVCYEDTAARLLDGLLARELDVVLADGPIGPSHDARAENHLLGEVEVGVFGVEALVKRAKKQFPYSLAGLPLLLPTKGTPLRRALDGWLDEHGIVPDVVGEIQDAALLTTFGEMGKGLFVGPNALAEPTLAARGLALAGLLEPLRERYYAVTVTRKVAHPAIETLLSSARSEVFPPRPKRARQADVRERRAEPKRRGRSP, from the coding sequence ATGGATTTTCTGAATTTTCACCACCTCCGGTACTTCTGGGCGGTCGCCCGCGAGGGGAGCGTGTCGAAGGCCGCGGCGAAGCTCCGGGTCTCTCAGCCCACCGTGAGCGAGCAGATCCGCCTGCTCGAGGGCGCGCTCGGGCAGAAGCTCATCGAGCGCGAGGGCCGCACCGTGCGCCCGACCGAGGTGGGCAAGGTGGCGTTCCGGTTCGCCGAGGAGATCTTCGCCCTCGGCGCCGAGCTGTCGGACACGGTGCGCGGCCGCTCGCGAGGCCGCCCGTCGAGGCTCACCATCGGCATCGTCGACGCCATCCCGAAGCTCGTGGCCTACCGCGTGCTCGAGCCCGTCCTCGGCGGCGAGGAGGGGTTCCGCGTGGTCTGCTACGAGGACACGGCCGCGCGTCTGCTCGACGGCCTGCTCGCGCGCGAGCTCGACGTGGTGCTCGCCGACGGCCCCATCGGGCCTTCGCACGACGCGCGCGCCGAGAACCACCTCCTCGGAGAGGTCGAGGTGGGGGTGTTCGGCGTCGAGGCCCTCGTGAAACGCGCGAAGAAGCAGTTTCCGTATTCGCTCGCGGGCCTGCCCCTCCTTCTGCCGACGAAGGGCACCCCGCTCCGGCGCGCGCTCGACGGCTGGCTCGACGAGCACGGCATCGTCCCCGACGTGGTGGGCGAGATCCAGGACGCCGCCCTCCTGACCACCTTCGGGGAGATGGGAAAGGGCCTCTTCGTGGGCCCGAACGCCCTCGCCGAGCCCACGTTGGCGGCGAGGGGCCTCGCGCTCGCGGGCCTGCTCGAGCCGCTCCGAGAGCGGTACTACGCCGTCACCGTGACGCGGAAGGTCGCGCACCCCGCCATCGAGACCTTGCTGTCGTCCGCCCGCTCCGAGGTCTTCCCCCCGAGGCCCAAGCGCGCACGCCAAGCCGACGTCCGGGAGCGACGCGCCGAGCCGAAGCGGCGGGGCCGTTCACCCTGA
- a CDS encoding YgiQ family radical SAM protein, whose amino-acid sequence MTFGKRRPPEPPRFLPTTRADLDARGWDALDILIVTGDAYVDHPAFGPVLIARFLEGRGYRVGLIAQPRWDDASDIARMGRPKLFVGVAAGNLDSMLNKLTAQKKTRGEDQYTPGGRTEARPNRATIVYSNLCRQAFPGLPIVLGGIEASLRRIAHYDYWSDKVRRSLLLDAKADLLVFGMGERPAWEIARRLSAGEPVSALTDVRGTAHVKKNRKAWEPLLADQSRYTTDGKLLVLPSYDEVVADKAAFARMSRLFQYETNPHNGRPMLQVHGEEAVYYNSPALPLNEAEMDGLYDLPFARLPHPSYDERIPAYETVKHSVVTMRGCFGGCTFCSITEHEGRIIQSRSEASVLREVRELSRMDGFRGVLSDVGGPTANMYKMTCKDEKTESACRRLSCVHPGICENLVTDHAPLISLLKKVREADGIKKVFVASGVRYDLAERSPEFVKELARHHTGGQLSVAPEHSNDSVLDKMKKPGIASYERFAETFSCASQEAGKEQYLVPYFITGHPGSTLKDAVDLALYLKRHGMRPRQVQDFIPTPMAVATTMYYTGIDPLSGEPVYTATSLREKKMMKALVFYWDEQHWPLAREALRLAGRSDLIGRAPHCLVPPEYGVTAPRAPGGHGKTPVGASARPGPRPHGTRPKGPPPRAGGRPGPKGR is encoded by the coding sequence ATCACCTTCGGCAAGCGCCGACCGCCCGAGCCCCCGCGTTTCCTCCCGACGACCCGCGCGGACCTCGACGCCCGAGGGTGGGACGCGCTCGACATCCTCATCGTCACGGGAGATGCGTACGTCGATCATCCCGCCTTCGGGCCGGTGCTCATCGCGAGGTTCCTCGAGGGGCGAGGGTACCGGGTCGGTCTCATCGCGCAGCCCCGGTGGGACGACGCCTCCGACATCGCGCGCATGGGGCGCCCGAAGCTCTTCGTCGGGGTCGCGGCGGGCAACCTCGACTCGATGCTCAACAAGCTCACCGCCCAGAAGAAGACGCGCGGCGAGGACCAGTACACGCCCGGCGGCCGCACCGAGGCGCGCCCCAACCGAGCGACGATCGTCTACTCGAACCTCTGCCGCCAGGCGTTCCCCGGGCTCCCTATCGTGCTCGGTGGGATCGAGGCCTCTCTCCGGCGCATCGCCCACTACGACTACTGGTCGGACAAGGTACGACGTAGCCTCCTGCTCGACGCGAAGGCCGATCTGCTCGTCTTCGGCATGGGCGAACGGCCCGCGTGGGAGATCGCGCGCCGCCTTTCCGCCGGCGAGCCCGTCTCGGCGCTGACGGACGTGCGCGGCACGGCCCACGTCAAGAAGAACCGAAAGGCCTGGGAGCCCCTCCTCGCCGACCAGAGCCGCTACACGACCGACGGGAAGCTGCTCGTCTTGCCCTCGTACGACGAGGTCGTCGCCGACAAGGCCGCGTTCGCGCGGATGTCGCGCCTCTTCCAGTACGAGACGAACCCGCACAACGGCCGGCCCATGCTCCAGGTGCACGGCGAAGAGGCTGTATATTACAACTCTCCGGCGCTCCCCTTGAACGAGGCCGAGATGGACGGCCTCTACGATCTCCCGTTCGCGCGCCTCCCGCACCCCTCGTACGACGAGCGCATCCCTGCGTACGAGACCGTGAAGCACTCCGTGGTCACCATGCGCGGGTGCTTCGGCGGGTGCACGTTCTGCAGCATCACCGAGCACGAGGGGCGCATCATCCAGAGCCGCAGCGAGGCGAGCGTCCTCCGCGAGGTGCGCGAGCTCTCTCGGATGGACGGCTTTCGAGGCGTGCTCTCGGACGTGGGCGGCCCCACCGCCAACATGTACAAGATGACCTGCAAGGACGAAAAGACCGAGTCGGCCTGCCGCAGGCTGTCGTGTGTCCACCCGGGCATCTGCGAGAACCTCGTCACCGATCACGCGCCGCTCATCTCGCTGCTCAAGAAGGTGCGCGAAGCGGACGGCATCAAGAAGGTCTTCGTCGCGAGCGGCGTGCGGTACGACTTGGCCGAGCGGAGCCCCGAGTTCGTGAAGGAGCTCGCGCGCCACCACACGGGCGGCCAGCTCTCGGTCGCGCCCGAGCACTCGAACGACTCGGTGCTCGACAAGATGAAGAAGCCCGGCATCGCGAGCTACGAGCGCTTCGCCGAGACGTTCTCCTGCGCGAGCCAGGAGGCCGGCAAAGAGCAGTACCTCGTGCCCTATTTCATCACGGGCCACCCGGGCTCCACCCTGAAGGACGCCGTCGATCTCGCGCTCTACCTGAAGAGACACGGCATGCGGCCGCGTCAGGTCCAAGACTTCATCCCGACGCCCATGGCCGTGGCGACGACCATGTACTATACAGGCATCGACCCGCTCTCGGGGGAGCCCGTGTACACGGCCACGAGCCTGCGCGAAAAGAAGATGATGAAGGCCCTCGTCTTCTACTGGGACGAGCAGCATTGGCCGCTCGCACGCGAGGCGCTCCGGCTCGCCGGTCGGAGCGACCTCATCGGTCGCGCGCCGCACTGCCTCGTTCCCCCCGAGTACGGCGTCACCGCGCCGAGGGCCCCCGGCGGGCACGGCAAGACGCCCGTCGGTGCGAGCGCACGCCCCGGGCCGCGACCGCACGGAACGCGCCCCAAGGGGCCTCCGCCACGTGCGGGAGGACGACCCGGGCCGAAGGGGCGCTGA
- a CDS encoding iron-sulfur cluster assembly accessory protein — protein MNAAPTSAETPKKEPQTEEPKTKALGMTVSPRAVEAIKKQIQKRNVPDTSLRVGIRGGGCSGFSYVIEFHDGPPRARDLVLDYVAEDGTPVRVLVDPKSLVYLNGTVLEWEQKLLQQGFKFENPQEKASCGCGHSFQV, from the coding sequence ATGAACGCCGCCCCCACGAGCGCCGAGACCCCGAAAAAAGAGCCGCAGACCGAAGAGCCCAAGACCAAGGCCCTCGGCATGACGGTGAGCCCCCGCGCGGTCGAGGCCATCAAGAAGCAGATCCAGAAGCGCAACGTCCCCGATACGTCGTTGCGCGTCGGCATCCGCGGGGGCGGCTGCTCGGGCTTCTCGTACGTCATCGAGTTCCACGACGGGCCGCCTCGCGCCCGCGACCTCGTGCTCGACTACGTCGCCGAGGACGGCACCCCCGTGCGCGTGCTCGTCGACCCGAAGAGCCTCGTCTACTTGAACGGCACCGTGCTCGAGTGGGAGCAGAAGCTCCTCCAGCAGGGCTTCAAGTTCGAGAACCCCCAAGAAAAGGCGAGCTGCGGCTGCGGCCACAGCTTCCAAGTCTGA